The following are encoded in a window of Desulfopila inferna genomic DNA:
- a CDS encoding TolC family protein, with amino-acid sequence MTLFYRVSIILLVCIAAAPPLFVFAGQGEEERVWDAESAVDYALQNNADSRIALIRIARAQAGIDQADSALYPRLLLNSEYAQTDNALYSFGNILNQGSFDNSIDFNDPGRTDNLRIQAELQYRLYSGGKDRAAIALSEHDRQKFIADRESLLNQLAFEVVRAFEQIVLAEEMVEARKSAQDAIKASLHVARARYDAGDLLRRQLLDLEVQEARAGEDLILARHTLNLTHHAFNNLLGIADGPVQIDRESSFQQSIPEIADYSARPELKSIESGIAAAGAAMQMSRAQYLPEIDGFAGYQHDTGFVSGDHGNSWIAGVRLKYSLFDGGRRDGELAEKKMLLAEREELRRKTELQLNYELQQAKQELQQARERVDVTKKMINFARESARLSRARFKEGVILSSDLIDSETRLTDALVRASRANALHKIAIANLRKVVGLPQF; translated from the coding sequence ATGACACTATTTTATCGGGTATCTATCATCCTTCTGGTCTGTATTGCCGCAGCCCCCCCCCTTTTTGTGTTCGCAGGCCAGGGAGAGGAGGAACGGGTCTGGGATGCGGAGAGCGCCGTCGACTATGCTCTGCAGAACAATGCCGACAGTCGTATCGCCCTGATACGAATCGCCAGAGCCCAAGCGGGAATCGATCAGGCCGACAGTGCACTTTATCCCCGGCTGCTCCTCAACTCGGAATACGCTCAGACTGATAATGCTCTTTATTCTTTTGGCAATATTCTCAATCAGGGCTCTTTCGACAACTCCATCGATTTTAACGATCCAGGCAGAACTGATAATCTCCGCATCCAGGCTGAACTGCAGTATCGCCTCTATAGTGGAGGAAAAGACCGTGCCGCCATCGCCCTTTCTGAACATGATCGCCAGAAGTTCATCGCCGATCGGGAAAGTCTTTTAAATCAGCTTGCCTTCGAAGTTGTCCGGGCCTTCGAACAGATCGTTCTTGCCGAGGAAATGGTGGAAGCCCGCAAATCGGCACAAGATGCCATCAAAGCCTCACTACATGTTGCCAGGGCACGTTATGATGCAGGTGATCTGCTGCGCCGGCAACTTCTTGATCTCGAGGTCCAGGAAGCTCGAGCAGGAGAAGACCTGATTCTGGCCCGGCACACTCTGAATCTCACTCATCATGCCTTCAACAATCTGCTGGGAATTGCCGATGGACCGGTACAGATAGACAGAGAAAGCTCCTTTCAGCAGAGTATCCCCGAAATTGCCGACTATTCCGCCCGGCCTGAACTCAAGTCCATAGAAAGTGGTATCGCAGCAGCCGGGGCTGCCATGCAGATGAGCCGGGCCCAATACCTCCCCGAAATCGATGGATTTGCCGGCTACCAGCACGACACGGGGTTTGTCAGCGGCGATCACGGCAACTCATGGATTGCCGGGGTCAGACTGAAATATTCACTTTTTGACGGAGGACGAAGGGATGGCGAGCTGGCCGAGAAAAAAATGCTGCTGGCCGAACGGGAGGAACTGCGAAGAAAGACGGAGCTCCAACTCAACTATGAATTGCAGCAGGCAAAACAGGAATTGCAGCAGGCCAGAGAAAGAGTTGACGTTACTAAAAAGATGATCAACTTTGCCAGGGAAAGCGCACGGCTAAGCCGGGCTCGTTTCAAAGAAGGCGTGATACTCTCTTCCGATCTCATAGACTCCGAAACGCGACTTACAGACGCTCTGGTGCGGGCTTCTCGGGCTAATGCCCTGCATAAGATAGCCATTGCCAACCTGCGCAAGGTAGTTGGCCTGCCTCAATTTTGA
- a CDS encoding efflux RND transporter periplasmic adaptor subunit, translating into MVRYPNSHGTVFFLLLFLFLAGCSSEQDKDSQSFPGGAVTVETVTVVSTEVADQVEVMATVQAARQAVISSRISGNIIALEVTSGSHVTKGQTLLQISAEEISAQLQQARAQLDQASRNLSRERKLLAQNAATPEAVKLLEDSQKIAEATYREARTMLDYTTVTAPFDGLITQKSVDIGDLATPGKPLLHIADESNLQIVADIPESLVANITLGMEMETSVPAAQLKLKGTVVEITPIADPRSRTVPIKLDINEQPALRSGQFARVILPGNTVETILVPPQSIESFGQMEKVFLLVDGRARLRLVRTGKHYGQEVEILSGLSAGDKLIISDDKRLRDSQPVNTLDPQGQ; encoded by the coding sequence ATGGTCCGATACCCCAATAGTCATGGCACAGTCTTCTTCCTGCTGCTTTTTTTATTCCTTGCCGGCTGCAGCAGTGAGCAGGATAAGGACAGTCAATCCTTTCCCGGCGGTGCGGTCACGGTGGAAACCGTTACCGTCGTCAGTACGGAAGTGGCCGATCAAGTCGAAGTAATGGCCACCGTTCAGGCCGCCAGACAGGCAGTCATTTCCTCAAGAATCAGCGGTAATATTATCGCTCTGGAGGTTACCTCCGGCTCCCACGTAACCAAGGGTCAGACATTGCTGCAGATCAGCGCCGAGGAAATATCGGCACAGCTACAGCAGGCCCGGGCTCAGCTTGATCAAGCCTCCCGCAATCTTAGCCGGGAACGGAAACTGCTCGCACAGAACGCCGCCACGCCGGAAGCGGTGAAGCTCCTGGAAGATTCCCAGAAGATCGCCGAAGCCACCTACCGGGAGGCTCGGACCATGCTGGATTACACCACCGTGACGGCACCTTTCGATGGTCTCATTACCCAAAAATCGGTAGATATCGGCGATCTGGCAACTCCGGGAAAACCCCTGCTGCATATTGCCGATGAAAGCAACCTGCAGATAGTGGCCGATATCCCCGAAAGTCTTGTCGCAAATATCACTCTCGGCATGGAAATGGAGACGAGCGTCCCCGCAGCGCAGCTCAAGCTGAAGGGTACTGTTGTCGAAATCACTCCAATTGCAGATCCGCGCAGCAGAACGGTACCGATCAAGCTTGACATCAACGAACAACCCGCTCTTCGTTCGGGCCAGTTTGCCCGGGTGATTCTTCCGGGAAACACCGTGGAAACAATTCTGGTACCACCGCAGAGTATCGAATCGTTCGGGCAGATGGAAAAGGTTTTTCTTCTGGTGGATGGCAGAGCCAGACTGCGGCTGGTCAGAACCGGAAAACATTACGGACAGGAAGTTGAAATACTCTCGGGGCTCAGCGCCGGAGATAAACTGATAATCAGTGATGACAAGCGCTTGAGAGATTCTCAGCCCGTCAATACATTAGACCCGCAAGGTCAATGA
- a CDS encoding efflux RND transporter permease subunit, with protein sequence MKNANSPKTGFAGIFAGAFLHSKLTPLAIVASLLLGVLAVILLPREEEPQIKVPMIDVLVQMPGATPKEVEERLSIPMEKLLYELPGVEYIYSTSMHGKSLIVVRFYVGADLEESIVRLNQKLETNFDRIPHTVSQPLIKPHTIDDVPILAVTLHSNEYDSFMLRRVAAQLDDSIKSIRDVAETTIIGGTQRQLRVLFDPLLLNSRNLTATEIITKIQQANQQSFSGSLKTLNTEILLQTGRFFADVEDVERVVVGVFGGKPVYLKDVAAVMDGPADPENYVIHGDRNTPAREAAVTLSIAKRPGANAVSVVDDVLKKIEGLKGSLIPSEIDITVTRDYGQTAAEKSNELLLHMGIAVFGVALLILFFLGWRESIVVMLAIPSTLALTLLIFYLYGYTLNRITLFALIFSIGILVDDAIVVVENIVRHRRLPANSDKSFSTIAIEAVDEVGNPTILATWAVIAAILPMAFVGGLMGPYMRPIPIGATAAMIFSLLIAFSITPWAAVHILKGKASGNHEGGDHDVPDDFFTRLYHAVMDPLLSHGWWRILFFAVIIILLLLSMSMVYFGLVKVKMLPFDNKSEFQVILNMPEGTTLEQTSRVALQMSEAVAKDPAVDNYQIYTGIASPYNFNGLVRHYFMRKGPEVADIQVNLLPKDERSDQSHDIAQRIRPALALIAEQYGAAVAVAEVPPGPPVLQTLVAEIYGPTEEARIELAEEVKRIFAETEGVVDIDWFREEERHRKIITVDKEKAALNGVSEELVAKTIDIAVRGASIALYHKASDKEEINIIFELPEYLRARIDSLLNISVRPDMSPESALVPLRELVRVKEKKVAQTIYRKNLKPVIYVTGDVAGSVESPVYAIFAMNKRIKQLEAEQFGGRAGNVAIYNLNQPFMEHEVALKWDGEWHITLEVFRDLGLAFCVVMILIYMLMVGWFKDYITPLVVMAAIPFSLIGILPAHWGLGAFFTATSMIGFMAGAGIVVRNSIILVDFIELRRAQGQELAHAVTEAGAVRFRPMLLTALAVVVGASVILADPIFQGLAISLMFGEIASLLVSRMAVPVLYYMVKKPRVNK encoded by the coding sequence ATGAAGAACGCTAATTCCCCGAAAACGGGCTTTGCCGGCATTTTTGCCGGAGCCTTCCTGCACTCCAAGCTGACCCCACTGGCCATAGTCGCCTCGCTTCTGCTTGGGGTGCTGGCTGTGATACTGCTGCCGCGTGAAGAGGAGCCGCAGATCAAGGTGCCCATGATCGATGTCCTGGTTCAAATGCCCGGCGCAACTCCAAAGGAGGTTGAAGAGCGGCTCTCCATCCCCATGGAAAAGCTGCTGTATGAACTTCCCGGAGTTGAATACATCTATTCCACCTCAATGCACGGCAAGAGCCTCATAGTGGTGAGATTTTACGTGGGTGCCGATCTCGAGGAATCCATAGTACGGCTCAATCAGAAACTGGAGACCAACTTTGACCGCATTCCGCATACGGTATCACAACCGTTGATCAAACCACATACCATAGACGATGTCCCCATCCTTGCCGTCACCCTGCACAGTAATGAATATGACTCCTTTATGCTGCGCCGGGTGGCGGCACAGCTCGATGATTCTATAAAGAGCATCCGGGATGTTGCCGAAACCACGATAATCGGAGGGACCCAACGTCAACTGCGGGTGCTTTTCGATCCATTACTCCTTAATTCCCGGAACCTGACTGCTACCGAAATCATTACCAAAATTCAGCAGGCCAACCAGCAGTCCTTTTCCGGAAGTCTCAAGACCCTGAATACTGAAATATTGCTGCAGACCGGCCGCTTTTTCGCCGATGTGGAGGATGTGGAAAGGGTGGTAGTCGGAGTATTTGGCGGAAAACCCGTATATCTCAAAGATGTTGCCGCCGTCATGGACGGTCCCGCCGATCCCGAGAATTATGTTATCCATGGCGACCGGAACACCCCAGCGAGAGAGGCAGCGGTAACCCTGTCCATTGCCAAGAGACCCGGGGCCAATGCCGTTAGTGTCGTCGACGATGTACTCAAAAAAATTGAAGGCCTCAAGGGCAGTCTGATACCTTCGGAAATAGATATCACGGTAACCAGGGATTATGGTCAGACTGCGGCTGAAAAATCGAACGAGCTGCTTCTCCATATGGGAATCGCGGTCTTCGGCGTCGCCCTTTTAATACTGTTCTTTCTCGGCTGGCGCGAATCGATCGTGGTCATGCTGGCCATCCCCTCGACCCTGGCCCTGACCCTGCTCATCTTTTACCTCTACGGCTATACTCTCAATCGAATAACGCTTTTTGCCCTCATCTTCTCCATAGGCATTCTGGTCGACGATGCCATTGTCGTAGTGGAAAATATCGTGCGCCACCGGCGTCTGCCTGCCAATAGCGATAAATCCTTTTCCACAATCGCCATCGAAGCCGTCGACGAAGTGGGCAATCCCACAATTCTCGCAACTTGGGCGGTAATAGCGGCAATTCTCCCCATGGCCTTTGTCGGCGGCTTGATGGGGCCTTATATGCGACCGATTCCCATCGGTGCCACGGCGGCGATGATCTTTTCTCTGCTCATCGCCTTTTCCATCACGCCCTGGGCGGCCGTCCATATTCTCAAAGGCAAAGCGTCCGGCAATCATGAGGGCGGTGACCACGACGTTCCCGACGATTTCTTCACCAGACTCTATCATGCGGTGATGGATCCGCTGCTTTCACATGGGTGGTGGCGTATTCTTTTCTTCGCCGTAATCATCATTCTGCTGCTGTTGAGCATGTCGATGGTCTACTTCGGTCTGGTAAAAGTCAAGATGCTGCCCTTTGACAACAAGAGTGAATTTCAAGTCATTCTCAATATGCCCGAAGGGACTACGCTCGAACAGACTTCACGGGTTGCTTTGCAGATGTCCGAGGCCGTTGCCAAGGACCCTGCGGTGGACAACTATCAGATTTACACCGGAATCGCTTCGCCCTATAACTTCAACGGCCTGGTTCGTCATTATTTCATGCGCAAGGGACCGGAGGTTGCCGATATTCAGGTCAATCTTCTGCCAAAAGATGAACGCAGCGACCAGAGCCATGATATCGCTCAGCGAATTCGTCCTGCACTGGCTCTAATAGCAGAGCAGTACGGAGCGGCCGTGGCCGTGGCCGAGGTGCCTCCCGGCCCCCCGGTACTGCAGACTCTTGTTGCCGAAATCTACGGCCCGACGGAGGAAGCCCGCATAGAACTGGCAGAAGAAGTAAAGCGGATATTTGCCGAAACCGAGGGAGTGGTCGATATAGACTGGTTCAGGGAAGAGGAAAGACACAGAAAGATCATCACCGTCGACAAGGAAAAGGCGGCTCTGAATGGGGTATCGGAAGAACTCGTTGCTAAAACCATTGACATTGCCGTCCGGGGCGCTTCCATTGCCCTGTACCACAAGGCCAGCGACAAAGAAGAGATCAACATCATTTTCGAGCTGCCAGAGTATCTTCGGGCCCGAATCGACTCTCTGCTCAATATCTCAGTACGCCCGGACATGTCGCCCGAATCTGCCCTGGTACCGCTGCGGGAACTTGTCCGGGTTAAAGAAAAAAAAGTGGCTCAGACCATCTACCGGAAAAATCTCAAACCGGTGATCTATGTTACCGGAGATGTGGCCGGCAGCGTTGAAAGCCCGGTGTATGCCATCTTCGCAATGAATAAGCGGATAAAGCAATTGGAGGCGGAGCAGTTTGGCGGCAGGGCGGGAAATGTTGCCATATATAATCTCAACCAGCCCTTTATGGAGCATGAAGTAGCACTGAAGTGGGACGGGGAGTGGCACATCACCCTGGAGGTTTTTCGCGACCTCGGCCTTGCCTTCTGCGTCGTCATGATCCTTATTTATATGCTGATGGTGGGCTGGTTCAAGGATTACATCACACCCCTTGTGGTCATGGCGGCCATTCCCTTTTCACTCATCGGGATTCTGCCTGCGCATTGGGGACTGGGCGCTTTCTTCACGGCGACTTCAATGATCGGTTTCATGGCCGGTGCCGGCATAGTGGTGCGCAACTCCATAATCCTGGTCGATTTTATCGAACTGCGCAGAGCACAGGGACAGGAGCTGGCCCATGCGGTCACCGAGGCCGGTGCAGTGCGTTTTCGTCCGATGCTGTTGACCGCTCTCGCCGTTGTTGTAGGGGCCTCGGTCATTCTTGCAGACCCGATTTTTCAGGGGCTCGCCATCTCCCTCATGTTCGGCGAAATCGCCTCACTTCTGGTAAGCAGGATGGCGGTTCCTGTTCTTTATTATATGGTAAAAAAACCCCGGGTAAACAAATAA